Part of the Carcharodon carcharias isolate sCarCar2 chromosome 20, sCarCar2.pri, whole genome shotgun sequence genome is shown below.
ACTTCATgaaatttcagtttgaaacatAGATGTTTTAAGAGAGTAACATTTGGTCTGGCAAGCTCACTTcagaacaccaccacccacaatAAAAAAAATCCTACGGATGCTGCTCCAATTTGATCAAGGCAGCACGTGACAGTCCAGCGCAACCTACAACATAAGAGGTACTTCCATTGAGCAACAGAAATGCACAGGTTATTTGACAGAAGCCGAAGTGTCTGGGATGGAATCGTTATACTCGTGAAAAATCttcagggtgaagtgttgaaatttGTTAGTTTTCGCAGAATGCaaattttgcttttaactctgcttcctgacttttttttccccaaagtctgatataaaacaaaaaaaatccaaaatagGGACGGGGCAAAACAACTCAAATATAATTTAAGAAACAGAAGAAGCCGGAAATAAATTGCTAGAAAGAAAACCTTGGTTCCTGTAGGAAACTTATATTTGCTGCAAAGAAGGCAACACAGaatgtaaagtactttgagatttttgttatggcacagccgatggtaaatgctgagttgttcaaatttcagagggaaacttgaaacaactgccacaacttgctttgcaatttgtataaattttgagatgcgtgccttgaattcagtagtaataagaccaccaagtcttatagctTTCTTACCAAAATTAAAcccttattaatagaagaaatgattttaaatacatacacagatttacaaattactatgataacttttaaatcccctagttaatctaactctcagttacactttcgttaaggggAACAGTGAGACATATAgattaaaaagataaaaacaaaaaaactgcggatgctggaaatccaaaacaaaaacagaattacctggaaaaactcagcaggtctggcagcatcggcggagaagaaaagagttgacgtttcgagtcctcatgacccttcaagaagGGAATTTCTtcaagaagggtcatgaggacttgaaacgtcaactcttttcttctccgccaatgctgccagacctgctgagtttttccaggtaattctgtttttgttttagattttaaaaagacccaggcaaagaaacatgataccctgaacaatccaatttgACATTAGCTTCCTTAACTCCAgatctttgtagacagcagcttgaggcttagatgctgaaggcttttcacacttgctggatcttaaaatgcctacttCTACACACagtctttgctcctttatacatatttcccccccttgaatgcaaattcccattgtttcactatgtctttggactttacttccCTGATCATAAAAATCTCTCACTGaattaattttaccagtaatcttcaggaaaaataaacactgtttttgaacttcacctggctaggtgacacatttaacccctcctttgaaaacaatctagtccagtttatttaaaatgcaaatattcccttgacacctatgtttacctacttaacatttcaaacctagcttaatacatcaaagccttcagacaggctgcctttaatccaattaagcctcacacacacagataccaaTATTTTACAATAAACTTCAATAACGTTATCAGATCTTCCTGACATTTTAAACAGGACAAGACTTTCTCACCAATTGCAGGCCAATTGACATGATTAGAGATGAAGTACTGACGCCAGTTGACAAATGGCGGTTCAAAAGCCGGACGACAACCTCTGGGGTTTCATAAGCACCGCCCCTCACCCGCGCTTACCCTGTAAGACAGTCCGGTTGAGAGGTGCTGCTTCACGGGGAACTCAACTCGATATCGAGTTTTCGGGAAACCCGCGCCGGCCACACCTCAACACGGCGCTTTCCCATTGGCTCAACCTGGAACCAATACTGCAGACCAGGAGTCAATGCCCACAGGAGCCGTGGGCGGCGCTGCGGAGTCAcagaaagtaaaatactgcagatgctggaaacctgaaatgaagCCAGAAAGTGCTGAACAGACTCAGCAGGAAGAGCAGAACTTGGAACAATGTTGATGGGGGAGTCCAACTGCCCTATTACCTTATTTTATCATTTTCTAAGCTAAGACGCAGCCTTTTGAAATGTACAATTGTCCAAAGTTtccagaataaaaataaataattctcCACTACTAATTCTGTTGCTGCGGAAATTACATAAATGGGGTAGAAAATCAGCTGCTGACCTCCAAATTACTGTATTGTAGAGCACCGTCACCCTGGCTGTTTTAGAGGATAAGCGTGGGTGAGTGACGGAGTTTACGTAACCCCGGAGATTGTGGTCCAGCTTTTGAACCGTCATTTGTCAACCGGTGTCAGTGATTCATCTCTTTATCATCTGTAAACTGGCTAGCAATTGGCGAGAAATACTTGTCCTGTTTAAAATCTCAATGCACTTTACATTCCTTCTTTGCAGCAAATATAAGTTTCCTACATGAACCAAGGTTTTCTTTCTAACAATTTATTTCAGGCTTTTTCTGTTTATTAAATTATGTTTGAGTTGTTTTGCCCCGTCCctattttggattttttttagtCCATATCAGATTTTGGGAAATAGAAATCAGGAAGTACAATCAAAAGCAGTTATTTGCGAACTACATTCcaggcagttctgttgaagggtcatgaggactcgaaacgtcaactttgctcttctccgccgatgctgccagacctgctgagttttttccaggtaattctgtttttgttttggatttccgcagttttttgtttttatatatatatattttatattttagaGCTTTTTACCGTCAGTTGTCATTATAATGCCTGGTGACCTGGTCATGCCATCCTTGCTTTGTGCTCTCAACTTTAAAGTTCTGAATGAACATTCATCTATCCTTTTCCTGAGCTCTCTACTGAGTTTTATACACAAGTTCACGTTGGACTTCTTTCAGTTTGATTGGACCCCCAGTTAGGTTAATTTTAGGCTGTCCCTGACTCTCATAAAGAGGGCATCAGTGTTGCTGATGGCTCGCCTGTCACACCAACTCCCATTCCATTGGGCAATAGGACATTGTGGAGAGGTGTATCAACGTCATCTCAGTTGTGCGTGATATTCAAATAAGTGCAAGAGGCGCTGCATATTGCGTAATCACTGCTTAACGTGATATGCAAAAAAACTTAAGTGGCACTGCGTATTCATAACCAGGGCTTTACATGATATTCAAATGACGCATGCATGCTTTTATGTAACACGGCTTTACGTGATATTCAAATGAGCGCGTGCAGCGCTGGTTGTAACGTTCTCACGGCTTTGCGTGATATTTAAATGAAAGCGTGCAGCGCAGCTCGTTACGTACTCATGGCTTTACGTGATATGTAAATGAGCGCGCCGGGGCAGCCGGGAAGGGATTGAAGAGCGCGTGCGCAGCCGgaccctccccccccctctctctctctctctctgtctggccgcCATGGGTCATCAGCAGCTTTACTGGTCCCACCCTAGGAAATTCGGCCAGGGCTCCCGCTCATGGTACGTACCTGGACTCGGGAGCTTGTGATTGGGGGCAGGGGGATGTGGTAGAGCCCGTGGCTTGGGCCTTTTTTCCTTCTTTCGCACCCATGACTGATCTCTTCTTGTCTTCCTTGCAGCCGAGTCTGTGCGAACCGACACGGCCTGATCCGGAAATATGGCCTCAACATGTGCCGCCAGTGCTTCAGACAATACGCTAAAGATATCGGCTTCGTCAAGGTAAAGGAGCGACCCCCCCAGGCTGGGGGACCGGGGCCTCCCGCGGCTGCGGTGCGGCGCGGCGCACGTGTTGAGCGCTCCCCGGCCCGGGCGGCGGTGGCGGCGGCTCCTGGGGGAAGGGAGTTGGTGTCGGGGAGCTGTCGGCGCCCATCTTCGTTCCCGCGGGAGGTGGAGATTGCACTTGGCATCGATCGGTCACCGCAATCTTCCCAACTGAGCCAGGGATTTATCCCTAAAACACACAATCCAATTACACGCGGGCGACAATATTTTGCCCTGTAAAATGTCTTTGTAAAAACCTGTAGAAAAATGTCCATTGGGTCGTCTCCAGCCGGGGAGCCTCATCTTAATGTGC
Proteins encoded:
- the rps29 gene encoding 40S ribosomal protein S29, which codes for MGHQQLYWSHPRKFGQGSRSCRVCANRHGLIRKYGLNMCRQCFRQYAKDIGFVKLD